The following are encoded together in the Zingiber officinale cultivar Zhangliang chromosome 8A, Zo_v1.1, whole genome shotgun sequence genome:
- the LOC122008504 gene encoding putative disease resistance protein RGA4 has product MAASRPAVSLHHSLFPPPALLSTIHRLASYLSSCRTPPPSSDLHRNLSALHASLLRTATLVDYVTRLPPSLTGKLVDAIFAADDLVDQLEYESLQKQVEEMEKAEAEKDGVGGKIVDLSVFRGFQTGEDDDTANLKLAAPSSSISGSLRRPALNPSVETEAKGAELTLESNTDRGLDVESRVPDPSICGCFCSSKTKKQRETRSSRFLSCCFGFNKDSRSAVNGNHAAKKEDSITVAARTEIGGEIGSGTQKNDLSSSQVSNSEGQKNSLEEINVDRIMKIVESLDIVSAYLRESTGISFSTCDLESPHEILHKEKAASSLSLGDLFFYNDEKEQLVKELLKFNEDNVCIFPILGPRGVGKTTLAHFVYQDERIEEYFHSRVWICASDDLNSMRITGVTADPPSISTPLAARELEKLKFMVRNLQDQLKEKRFLLVLDDVESIEWVMQFASLKDCGKGSKIIITAREEGVIDERGKGNKILLKGVIDEGNHFLSFFNWCAFNCEDPQNYSELQVISKRISTLLNGNPLAAKAVGGVLQTEFTDAHWTRILNELLELKDDLTDIMPVLMLCYNHLPPHLKWCFAYCSVFSKGYPFDAQNLINMWISLGFVEPTDSNKTVEDVGREYLDGLLSRSFLELPIYNRSYWRSRYYAMHNLMYDLSKSVGVKECLVYENETIYQLYLDRWKYFRSFICNSKHVINFGVLSRIRVLDLSYSGMKQLSNSIGNCIHLRYLNLDGNNLYKLPESLCKLYHLKFLAVPENCHRLPERFNNLINLRHLNASEEAIAWIANKGRLARLQELKKFHVRLKKGYDIGQLKDLIELKGELCIQDLNDVGRKEEVIEADLNGKTRIEKLQLKWRTWRKEGLRVDAQEVLESLKPPPCLKHLEIHSFGGSQSPGWLEDQSLIFLQSIHLKNCNKWNQLPPFGHLPHLKVLKIEGMNVIVDGGTWMIDPYPSLRELYLDNTSIMFEDISWQEQRCKCFLKLKKLVAVKCKRVGGLPPLALLSSLEELEIKKSPDLESQLSGCLKHLKSLTTLKMSAPNLTHFPCQVLQHLKYLEIDGCQSLVSWLIDNEEDVHHSSLVSLSIVNSPLPAGPVLVKFLTSIRELRIDQCIKISSFSKEQKEWFASLISLEKLSISNCAQLRELPPNLHQLLSLKQMIIQGCPNLDSLPSNLPESLKVFEILKCNSVLVSQLLGEEAPDWIKRIPFRYIA; this is encoded by the coding sequence ATGGCTGCTTCGCGTCCCGCAGTATCGCTTCATCATTCTCTCTTCCCTCCCCCTGCCCTCCTCTCCACCATCCACCGCTTGGCTTCCTATCTCAGTAGTTGCCGAACCCCTCCGCCGTCCTCTGACCTTCACCGCAACCTCAGCGCCCTCCATGCCTCCCTTCTCAGAACAGCAACGCTTGTGGACTACGTCACCCGCCTCCCTCCCTCCCTGACGGGAAAACTTGTAGATGCCATCTTCGCCGCCGACGACTTGGTCGACCAGCTGGAGTACGAGTCTCTGCAAAAGCAggttgaggaaatggagaaagccGAAGCAGAGAAGGACGGCGTCGGCGGGAAGATAGTCGATCTCAGTGTCTTCCGCGGATTCCAGACCGGCGAGGACGACGACACCGCAAACCTAAAACTTGCTGCACCCTCGTCCTCGATCAGTGGAAGCTTGCGGCGGCCCGCGCTGAATCCATCTGTGGAAACGGAGGCGAAAGGTGCGGAATTGACGCTCGAATCCAATACGGATCGTGGCCTGGATGTTGAATCGCGTGTTCCTGATCCGTCCATTTGTGGTTGCTTCTGTTCTTCCAAgaccaagaagcaaagggaaacTAGGTCTTCTAGGTTTCTCTCCTGCTGCTTCGGTTTCAACAAGGACTCTCGTTCCGCCGTCAATGGTAATCATGCTGCAAAGAAGGAAGATTCTATCACAGTTGCTGCAAGAACCGAAATTGGTGGCGAAATTGGTAGTGGCACACAAAAGAATGATCTCTCATCATCCCAAGTAAGCAATTCTGAGGGTCAAAAAAATTCTTTGGAAGAAATTAATGTTGATAGGATTATGAAAATTGTGGAATCGCTGGATATAGTTTCTGCTTATCTCAGGGAGTCCACGGGAATCTCATTCTCAACTTGTGATCTTGAAAGTCCACATGAGATCTTGCACAAAGAAAAAGCTGCCTCAAGTTTAAGTTTAGGAGATTTGTTCTTCTACAATGATGAGAAAGAACAATTGGTGAAAGAATTGTTGAAATTTAATGAGGATAATGTCTGTATCTTCCCCATATTGGGACCAAGGGGTGTTGGGAAAACTACTCTTGCTCACTTTGTGTATCAAGATGAGAGAATAGAGGAGTACTTCCATTCAAGGGTGTGGATTTGTGCTTCTGATGATCTCAATTCCATGAGAATTACAGGAGTGACTGCAGATCCCCCTTCAATTAGCACACCCCTTGCTGCTCGTGAGCTTGAGAAGTTGAAATTCATGGTCAGGAACCTGCAGGATCAGTTGAAGGAAAAGAGATTCTTGCTTGTGCTTGATGATGTTGAGAGCATTGAGTGGGTCATGCAATTTGCCTCCTTGAAAGATTGTGGAAAGGGCAGCAAAATTATCATCACAGCTAGAGAGGAAGGTGTGATAGATGAAAGAGGGAAGGGGAACAAAATTCTTCTCAAGGGTGTGATAGATGAAGGAAATCACTTTCTTTCGTTCTTCAACTGGTGTGCTTTCAATTGTGAAGATCCACAAAACTATTCAGAGCTACAGGTTATCTCCAAGAGGATATCCACCTTGCTAAACGGTAATCCACTCGCGGCAAAGGCAGTCGGAGGGGTTTTGCAAACCGAATTTACGGATGCACACTGGACCAGAATTTTAAATGAGTTGCTGGAATTGAAAGATGACCTTACTGACATTATGCCTGTTCTTATGCTGTGTTACAATCATCTCCCTCCACACCTTAAGTGGTGCTTTGCATATTGTTCAGTATTCTCCAAAGGTTATCCATTTGAtgctcaaaacttaattaacatgTGGATATCACTAGGTTTCGTTGAACCAACAGATTCAAATAAGACAGTGGAGGATGTCGGAAGAGAGTATCTTGATGGTTTACTATCCAGGTCTTTTCTTGAACTCCCTATCTACAATAGATCTTACTGGAGATCTAGATACTATGCAATGCACAACTTGATGTATGATTTGTCAAAATCTGTTGGAGTCAAAGAGTGTTTAGTGTATGAAAATGAAACCATTTACCAGCTTTATTTGGATCGGTGGAAATACTTCAGATCCTTTATTTGCAACTCAAAGCATGTTATCAATTTTGGAGTGTTATCGAGGATCAGGGTCCTGGACTTGTCTTACAGTGGTATGAAGCAGCTATCAAATTCTATTGGTAATTGCATACACCTCAGATACTTGAATCTGGATGGGAATAACCTTTACAAGTTGCCTGAGTCATTGTGCAAGCTTTATCATTTAAAATTTCTTGCAGTTCCTGAGAATTGCCACAGATTACCGGAAAGGTTCAACAACCTAATCAATTTGCGGCATCTAAATGCTAGCGAAGAAGCAATAGCTTGGATAGCTAATAAAGGAAGGCTAGCTAGACTTCAAGAGTTGAAGAAATTCCATGTTAGATTAAAGAAAGGATATGATATAGGGCAATTGAAGGACCTAATAGAGCTTAAGGGAGAACTTTGTATTCAGGATCTCAATGATGTTGGAAGAAAGGAGGAAGTGATCGAAGCCGACTTGAATGGAAAAACTAGAATTGAGAAGCTGCAACTGAAATGGCGAACATGGAGGAAGGAAGGACTCCGTGTTGATGCACAGGAAGTACTTGAATCCCTCAAGCCACCACCATGTCTCAAACATCTGGAAATACATAGTTTTGGAGGAAGCCAATCTCCTGGTTGGCTAGAAGACCAATCTCTCATATTCTTGCAATCTATCCATCTCAAAAATTGTAATAAGTGGAATCAACTCCCACCATTTGGCCACTTGCCTCACCTTAAGGTTCTCAAAATTGAAGGTATGAACGTCATAGTAGATGGAGGCACATGGATGATTGATCCTTACCCATCCTTGAGAGAGCTATACTTGGATAACACATCGATAATGTTTGAGGATATTTCGTGGCAAGAACAACGCTGCAAGTGCTTTCTTAAACTTAAGAAATTAGTTGCTGTGAAGTGCAAAAGAGTAGGAGGATTACCTCCACTTGCATTGCTTTCATCACTGGAAGAGCTAGAGATAAAAAAGTCACCTGATCTTGAAAGCCAGCTCTCCGGGTGTTTGAAGCACCTAAAGTCACTTACAACATTAAAGATGTCAGCACCAAACCTCACTCACTTTCCATGTCAGGTGTTGCAACACTTGAAGTACTTGGAAATTGATGGTTGTCAAAGTCTAGTATCTTGGTTGATCGACAACGAAGAGGATGTTCATCATTCATCTCTTGTATCTCTCAGCATTGTGAACTCACCCCTTCCAGCAGGACCAGTTTTAGTTAAATTCCTAACCTCTATTCGAGAGCTACGAATTGATCAGTGCATCAAAATCTCATCCTTCAGCAAAGAGCAAAAGGAGTGGTTTGCAAGCCTGATTTCACTCGAGAAATTGTCCATTTCTAACTGTGCTCAACTACGTGAGCTACCTCCAAATCTGCATCAACTCCTTTCACTCAAGCAGATGATCATACAAGGCTGTCCAAATTTAGACTCACTACCCAGCAATCTGCCTGAGTCTCTCAAAGTATTCGAAATTTTGAAATGCAATTCAGTTCTAGTGTCCCAATTGCTAGGCGAGGAAGCTCCTGATTGGATTAAACGTATTCCCTTCCGATATATTGCTTGA
- the LOC122008505 gene encoding uncharacterized protein LOC122008505, with product MGKRIKLAVVLWSQRFFLLFYVFSYTKGSLDVMVKLSSCDQKVMGLNLENSLLQKVSVLNKPRMLKSVLTCCKLYISESRSALALKSIDQASKAHPKALVLNKVKDEVYSRVGYTIFLQLAMDAAPIRNAVFDMVKAAFASINLELHSGSHPHLGVVDHICFHPLWHRLRWTKLQRLQSQ from the exons ATGGGTAAGCGGATCAAACTTGCTGTTGTTTTGTGGAGTCAAagattttttttgcttttttatgTTTTCAGTTATACGAAGGGGAGCCTTGACGTAATGGTAAAGTTGTCATcgtgtgaccaaaaggtcatgggGTTGAATCTTgaaaacagtctcttgcaaaaagtaag TGTGTTAAACAAGCCAAGGATGCTCAAGTCTGTGCTCACTTGTTGCAAGCTCTACATATCCGAAAGCCGAAGTGCTCTTGCCCTGAAATCGATTGATCAAGCTTCCAAGGCACATCCAAAAGCTTTGGTCCTCAACAAAGTCAAGGATGAGGTTTACAGTCGAGTTGGATATACAATTTTTTTGCAACTCGCCATGGATGCAGCTCCAATAAGGAATGCAGTGTTTGACATGGTGAAAGCAGCCTTTGCATCCATCAATCTGGAGTTGCACTCTGGAAGCCACCCTCATCTTGGAGTTGTCGATCACATCTGCTTCCATCCTTTGTGGCACAGGCTTCGCTGGACCAAGTTGCAGCGGTTGCAGAGTCAGTAG